A window from Salvia miltiorrhiza cultivar Shanhuang (shh) chromosome 2, IMPLAD_Smil_shh, whole genome shotgun sequence encodes these proteins:
- the LOC131010491 gene encoding isoflavone reductase-like protein translates to MGEKILIIGGTGYIGKFVVEASAKSGHPTFALMREASLSDPAKSELVQTFKNSGVTFLIGDLNDHESLVKAIKQVDVVISTVGFMQIADQYKIIAAIKEAGNVKRFLPSEFGGDLDRCRAVDPINQNFQLKIQLRRAIEAEGIPYTYIVCNLFAGYALSNFLQLGATAPPRDKIVIPGDGNVKAVFNEEHDIGAYTVKASVDPRTLNKILYIKPPHNIYSFNELVACWEKKIGNTLEKIYVAEDELLKQIEESPMPVNVILSINHCIFVKGDQTYFEIDPAVGVEASQLYPDVKYTTVDEYITQFV, encoded by the exons atgggagagAAGATCTTGATCATCGGTGGAACAGGATACATCGGCAAATTCGTAGTTGAGGCCAGCGCTAAATCTGGGCATCCCACTTTCGCTTTGATGAGAGAGGCATCCCTCTCTGATCCAGCCAAATCTGAGCTCGTCCAAACCTTCAAGAATTCTGGTGTCACCTTCCTAATT GGAGATCTGAATGATCACGAGAGCTTGGTGAAGGCTATAAAGCAAGTGGATGTGGTTATATCAACCGTGGGCTTCATGCAGATTGCTGATCAATATAAGATTATTGCTGCGATTAAAGAGGCTGGAAATGTGAAG AGGTTCTTACCATCAGAATTTGGAGGTGATCTGGATCGTTGTCGTGCCGTGGATCCCATAAACCAAAATTTTCAGCTAAAGATACAACTCCGCAGAGCAATAGAGGCAGAGGGCATTCCTTACACCTACATCGTCTGCAACTTGTTTGCCGGCTACGCCCTCTCCAATTTCCTGCAGCTGGGCGCCACTGCTCCTCCCAGAGACAAGATTGTTATCCCCGGAGATGGAAATGTTAAAG CTGTGTTCAACGAGGAACATGACATTGGTGCATACACCGTGAAAGCTTCGGTTGATCCCAGAACATTGAACAAGATCCTCTACATTAAGCCTCCTCACAACATATATTCATTCAATGAGCTAGTTGCCTGCTGGGAGAAGAAGATCGGCAACACCCTGGAGAAGATATACGTGGCAGAGGATGAGCTTCTGAAGCAGATTGAAGAGTCGCCGATGCCGGTGAATGTGATATTGTCGATCAACCACTGCATATTCGTGAAGGGTGATCAGACCTATTTTGAGATCGATCCGGCCGTCGGGGTTGAGGCTTCCCAGCTCTATCCTGATGTCAAATACACCACCGTGGATGAGTACATCACTCAGTTCGTGTAG
- the LOC131010494 gene encoding cycloeucalenol cycloisomerase-like, which produces MGAGEVGCSSSNLWLAQNPSKRWGELFFLIYTPFWLTLCLGIVVPYKLYENFTEWEYLFLGLVSALPAFIIPMIFVGKADRSLCWKDRYWVKASVWIILFSYVGNYFWTHYFFTVLGASYTFPSWRMNNVPHTTFLLTHVCFLFYHVSSNMTLRRIQHSIAHLPEKTQWLFKAAWILVLSYFVAYLETIAISNFPYYEFVDRASMYKVGCLFYAIYFFVSFPMFLRIDEKLSDDAWDLPRVAIDALGAAMLVTIILDLWRIFLGPIVPITGSKQCHQPGLPWFP; this is translated from the exons ATGGGAG CTGGTGAGGTGGGTTGCTCGAGTTCAAATCTTTGGTTAGCTCAAAACCCCAGCAAAAGATGGGGTGAACTATTCTTTCTGATTTACACACCTTTCTGGCTCACTCTCTGCCTTGGCATTGTCGTTCCCTACAAACTCTATGAG AATTTCACAGAGTGGGAGTACCTGTTTCTGGGACTTGTTTCAGCATTGCCTGCTTTCATAATACCGATGATTTTTGTTGGAAAG GCAGATCGTAGCTTGTGTTGGAAAGATCGTTATTGGGTAAAA GCTAGTGTCTGGATCATTCTCTTTAGTTACGTCGGAAATTACTTTTGGACCCACTACTTTTTTACAGTATTGGGTGCATCATATACATTCCCGTCGTGGAGGATGAATAAT GTGCCACATACAACCTTCCTCCTCACTCATGTGTGCTTCTTGTTTTATCATGTTTCTTCAAATATGACACTTCGCAGAATTCAGCATTCTATTGCTCACTTGCCAGAGAAAACACAGTGGCTCTTTAAGGCTGCCTGGATTTTAGTTCTTTCATATTTTGTAGCATATCTGGAGACTATAGCCATTTCCAAT TTTCCCTATTACGAATTTGTAGACCGGGCTTCCATGTACAAAGTTGGCTGCTTGTTTTATGCAATTTATTTCTTCGTCAGTTTCCCTATGTTTTTGAG GATTGACGAGAAACTTAGTGATGATGCCTGGGACTTGCCCAGAGTGGCTATTGATGCTTTAGGTGCTGCGATGCTAGTTACCATTATACTCGACTTATGGAGAATTTTCCTTGGTCCAATTGTGCCGATTACAGGATCAAAACAATGCCATCAACCGGGGCTTCCGTGGTTTCCTTGA
- the LOC131010492 gene encoding isoflavone reductase-like protein has protein sequence MGEKILIIGGTGYIGKFVVEASAKSGHPTFALMREASLSDPAKSELVETFKKSGVTFLTGDLNDHESLVKAIKQVDVVISTVGFMQIADQYKIIAAIKEAGNVKRFLPSEFGNDLDRCRAVDPINQNFQLKVQLRRAIEAEGIPYTYIVCNLFAGYALSNFLQLGATAPPRDKIVIPGDGNVKAVFNEEHDIGAYTVKASVDPRTLNKILYIKPPHNIYSFNELVACWEKKIGNTLEKIYVAEDELLKQIEESPMPVNVILSINHCIFVKGDQTYFEIDPAVGVEASQLYPDVKYTTVDEYITQFV, from the exons ATGGGAGAGAAGATCTTGATCATCGGTGGAACAGGATACATCGGCAAATTCGTAGTTGAGGCCAGCGCTAAATCTGGGCATCCCACTTTCGCTTTGATGAGAGAGGCATCCCTCTCTGATCCAGCCAAATCTGAGCTCGTCGAAACCTTCAAGAAATCTGGTGTCACCTTCCTAACT GGAGATCTGAATGATCACGAGAGCTTGGTGAAGGCTATAAAGCAAGTGGATGTGGTTATATCAACCGTGGGCTTCATGCAGATTGCTGATCAATATAAGATTATTGCTGCTATTAAGGAGGCTGGAAATGTGAAG AGGTTCTTACCTTCAGAATTCGGAAACGATCTGGATCGTTGCCGTGCTGTGGATCCCATAAACCAAAATTTCCAACTCAAGGTACAACTCCGCAGAGCAATAGAGGCAGAGGGCATTCCTTACACCTACATCGTCTGCAACTTGTTTGCTGGCTACGCCCTCTCCAATTTCCTGCAGCTGGGCGCCACTGCTCCTCCCAGAGATAAAATTGTTATCCCTGGAGATGGAAATGTTAAAG CTGTGTTCAACGAGGAACATGACATTGGTGCATACACCGTGAAAGCTTCGGTTGATCCCAGAACATTGAACAAGATCCTCTACATTAAGCCTCCTCACAACATATATTCATTCAATGAGTTGGTTGCCTGCTGGGAGAAGAAGATCGGCAACACCCTGGAGAAGATATACGTGGCAGAGGATGAGCTTCTGAAGCAGATTGAAGAGTCGCCGATGCCGGTGAATGTGATATTGTCGATCAACCACTGCATATTCGTGAAGGGTGATCAGACCTATTTTGAGATCGATCCGGCCGTCGGGGTTGAGGCTTCCCAGCTCTATCCTGATGTCAAATACACCACCGTGGATGAGTACATCACTCAGTTCGTGTAG
- the LOC131010495 gene encoding phenylcoumaran benzylic ether reductase TP7-like, which yields MAEKILIIGGTGYIGKFVVEASAKSGHPTFALMREASLSDPAKSELVENFKKSGVTFLIGDLNDHESLVKAIKQVDVVISTVGFMQIADQYKIIAAIKEAGNVKRFLPSEFGGDLDRCRAVDPINQNFQLKIQLRRAIEAEGIPYTYIVCNLFAGYALSNFLQLGATAPPRDKIVIPGDGNVKAVFNEEHDIGAYTVKASVDPRTLNKILYIKPPHNIYSFNELVACWEKKIGNTLEKIYVAEDELLKQIEESPMPVNVILSINHSIFIKGDQTYFEIDPKVGAEASQLYPEVKYTTVDEYITQFV from the exons atggcaGAGAAGATTTTGATAATCGGTGGAACAGGGTACATTGGAAAATTCGTAGTTGAAGCGAGCGCTAAATCTGGGCATCCCACTTTTGCTTTGATGAGAGAGGCATCCCTCTCTGATCCAGCCAAATCCGAGCTCGTCGAGAACTTCAAGAAATCTGGTGTCACCTTCCTAATT GGGGATCTGAATGATCATGAGAGCTTGGTGAAGGCTATAAAGCAAGTGGATGTGGTTATATCCACTGTGGGATTCATGCAGATTGCTGATCAATATAAGATTATTGCTGCTATTAAAGAGGCTGGAAATGTCAAG AGGTTCTTACCATCAGAATTTGGGGGTGATCTGGATCGTTGCCGTGCCGTGGATCCCATAAACCAAAATTTCCAGCTAAAGATACAACTCCGCAGAGCAATAGAGGCAGAGGGCATTCCTTACACCTACATCGTCTGCAACTTGTTTGCCGGCTACGCCCTCTCCAATTTCCTGCAGCTGGGCGCCACTGCTCCTCCCAGAGACAAGATTGTTATCCCCGGAGATGGAAATGTTAAAG CTGTGTTCAACGAGGAACATGACATTGGTGCATACACCGTGAAAGCTTCGGTTGATCCCAGAACATTGAACAAGATCCTCTACATTAAGCCTCCTCACAACATATATTCATTCAATGAGTTGGTTGCCTGCTGGGAGAAGAAGATCGGCAACACCCTCGAGAAGATATACGTGGCAGAGGATGAGCTTCTAAAGCAGATTGAAGAGTCGCCGATGCCGGTGAATGTGATATTGTCGATCAACCACTCCATATTCATAAAGGGAGATCAGACCTACTTTGAGATCGATCCAAAGGTTGGGGCAGAGGCTTCCCAACTCTATCCTGAGGTCAAATACACGACTGTGGATGAGTACATCACTCAGTTTGTGTAG